A genomic stretch from Procambarus clarkii isolate CNS0578487 chromosome 14, FALCON_Pclarkii_2.0, whole genome shotgun sequence includes:
- the LOC138364808 gene encoding uncharacterized protein, which produces MELGYEVMELGYEVMELGYEVMELEYVVMELGYEVMELGYVVIELGYEITATPITVTQITATPITVTQITATPITATPISATQITATPITATLITATQITATPITVTQITANQITATQITAIQITVTPITVTPISATQITATPITVTQITATPISATQITATQITANQITATQITAKQITATQITATQITATQITANQITANQITANQITATQITATPITVTQITATPITVTQITATQITATQITATQITATQITTTQITATRITANQITANQITANQITANQIAANQITANQTTTILNTITATQITATQITVNQITAIQITANQIIANQITANQIIATQITANHITAIQITANQIIATQITANQITANQITAIQITATQIIANQITANQIIATQITANHITAIQITANQIIATQITANQITANQITAIQITATQIIANQITATQITATQITANQITVIQISANQIIAT; this is translated from the exons atggagctgggatatgaggtcatggagctgggatatgaggtcatggagctgggatatgaggtcatggAGCTGGAATATGTggtcatggagctgggatatgaggtcatggagctgggatatgtggtcatagagctgggatatgag ATCACAGCCACTCCAATCACAGTCACTCAGATCACAGCCACTCCAATCACAGTCACTCAGATCACAGCCACTCCAATCACAGCCACTCCAATCTCAGCCACTCAGATCACAGCCACTCCAATCACAGCCACTCTAATCACAGCCACTCAGATCACAGCCACTCCAATCACAGTCACTCAGATCACAGCCAATCAGATCACAGCCACTCAGATCACAGCCATTCAGATCACAGTCACTCCAATCACAGTCACTCCAATCTCAGCCACTCAGATCACAGCCACTCCAATCACAGTCACTCAGATCACAGCCACTCCAATCTCAGCCACTCAGATCACAGCCACTCAGATCACAGCCAATCAGATCACAGCCACTCAGATCACAGCCAAACAGATCACAGCCACTCAGATCACAGCCACTCAGATCACAGCCACACAGATCACAGCCAATCAGATCACAGCCAATCAGATCACAGCCAATCAGATCACAGCCACTCAGATCACAGCCACTCCAATCACAGTCACTCAGATCACAGCCACTCCAATCACAGTCACTCAGATCACAGCCACACAGATCACAGCCACTCAGATCACAGCCACTCAGATCACAGCCACACAGATCACAACCACTCAGATCACAGCCACTCGGATCACAGCCAATCAGATCACAGCCAATCAGATCACAGCCAATCAGATCACAGCCAATCAGATCGCAGCCAATCAGATCACAGCCAATCAGACCACAACAATTCTGAACACA ATCACAGCCACTCAGATCACAGCCACCCAGATCACAGTCAATCAGATCACAGCAATTCAGATCACAGCCAATCAGATCATAGCCAATCAGATCACAGCCAATCAGATCATAGCCACTCAGATCACAGCCAATCACATCACAGCCATTCAGATCACAGCCAATCAGATCATAGCCACTCAGATCACAGCCAATCAGATCACAGCCAATCAGATCACAGCAATTCAGATCACTGCCACTCAGATCATAGCCAATCAGATCACAGCCAATCAGATCATAGCCACTCAGATCACAGCCAATCACATCACAGCCATTCAGATCACAGCCAATCAGATCATAGCCACTCAGATCACAGCCAATCAGATCACAGCCAATCAGATCACAGCAATTCAGATCACTGCCACTCAGATCATAGCAAATCAGATCACAGCCACTCAGATCACAGCCACTCAGATTACAGCCAATCAGATCACAGTCATTCAGATCTCAGCCAATCAGATCATAGCTACTTAG